ATTCAATGCAATGATGTTAAATGCAACCTTATTTTCTCTGATGAGATGCTATTAGTTTGGaatttatttgtgtttatttttaaaaagataacatCATAGATTACAGAATCATCAAGGCATTTGAgttggattatttatttatttatttttaaaaatagataaatcatctaaattactaaaaaaaaattcagccaATCACTAGATGTGGCACATGCCAAagtacataaattaaaatttatatacctTTTTAccaataaaagtaatttaacatttttttcacTTATAGTTACATTTTAGATATAAGTATGTATATtgataaatatgtataattgaAAGGAATTTTATTTGGAATAATAATGGTATTATTACTAtgtattaatattgtttttagaTATTATTCACATAAGTTGATAaactaagaaaaagaataattttccataaaagaaagaaaaaaagataattattaaatatcatgcatgcccctttttctttttgggtggaATAAAGCATCTCCACCTTTCATTTCCTTTTAGCTTTAATTGGCCAAATAAGCAATTACTATtgataaatatgtataattgaAAGGAATGATATATGGAATAATGGTATtgctatatattaatattgtttttagaTATATGCacataatttgataaaaactaaaataagaatcattttccataaaagaaagaaaagacaaCTATTAAATATCATTCATATCCCCTTGTAGGTGGAATAAAGCACTCTACCTTTCATTTCCTTTTAGCTTTAATTGGCCAAATAAGTAACCATTCTATTTACTCTTACAAGTCCTTATCAAACTTAAGGCCAAAAGCTTTTCAATGGTAGTTGAAAATAGTAGCTAACTTTCATTCAATGCATCATCAACTCCTTTTGTGGTTACATTAAACTTCACAACTAATTTAGCATTTACTTAATTTTTGATAACTTTCATGATTTACATTATGTGTATATCACTCTCAagagaattttagaatttgtagATCTCAGAGAGGGTGGTTTAAGTAGCTCCACAACAATGCACACTATTACTGCTCCTAGATCTAGGAGctcttttatagtttttttttttggtggtcCATGGAGTATTTTTTGGGGGTGCTACTCAATTCTctttgggttttattttttatttttttatttttgataataggCAACAAGTACCATCGCTAAAATGTTTGTTAAGAGATAGGTAAATACGAAGATGCATTGGTTACGTAGTTTATCGATTTCTTAGGGACTTAATAACTCAGTCAAGTGTGACATGGAACAATGAAAGTCTGCCACGTGTACGCTTAGAAGAAATGtgattaatcttttttttttttcaacttccAACAAACTTTGATTGGCAactaattttgtattaaatgaCACTTTTATGTGTgatcaattttaaattaaatgggACAGTTCAATTAACATGATTCAATTTGCAATGCACACTCATTTTGATTGAGATTTCTCCACCTTGCTACTACTTTTGTGAATTAAAGAAGGCCatgtctcttatttataattaattgttcTAACAAAAGTTATATGATGGATATAAATGCAAAGCACCAACCAATTGATGCTTTTCGTTTTAGCATCAATCCATTCAAGCACAAGGAAAGGAATTATGAATTGGTTTGCTTTGGGTTCATGCATCtgcttctttcttcttgttttactAAATTGTgattaattcatttaaaaaaaatggattgcTGTCTTAGCCTTTAAATATGAGCTTTGAATTTCTTGATGCTTATccaacttttattaaaaattaaaaaatcgaaactataagaaaataaacaaaataaagaaacaaaaaaataataataataatcactaGAAGAATTGtccaacttattattattattattattattattattattattattattatttatttatttatttatttatttatttatagaactTGTCTAAGATACTTTAAGATGAAGTATAAAACCAATTTACCGTAATAAGTAAATGGTAccatatgaatatatattctTGTAGGCAAGAAATTTATTAAGGCATTCAATAGTCCCAACTCCTCATGTCACCCACCATTAAATTGCACAATATGATGTGTTGTTGCACGTACCCTAAGTTTTCAAAAATTAGCTAAACTAATGTACCGTACCTCTTTACTCAAAGAatgttatatttaatattattatatatatatatatatatatgatgtttgAGGAAACCATTTTTACAATAGTTGAAAGTTGTGacttatttactttaattaaaaaaaatattgttatacaaaattaaataaactaattattatCATTCTTCTTTAATACTAGGCATtatctataatatatattgaatatttttctaaaatttcaaTGAATAAGCAaaggttaaataaaaaatgttttgaatttgatttatttaattaaggatatctaaaatataaaattaacagaGTAATTATCGATGAATGATCTctattttttggtatttttttgagagttttctatatatttttactgAGTTCCGTTTTATTTatgttccttttatttatttttattttttaaattgttcaGTCATTATTTATGAATGAGATACATTATGTACAATAATATATTATCAATTCTCTAGGTTTCTTATCATTATAtgtactttttttcttttaatgcattttgattgtttattcacttttattattattattattttgatttattttattaattatataaataaatacatcttttaaatattgaatcataatttatatatacatataaaatcaaCATTGCACGAATAAGTGATTAAGCACTTAGAAAAGAAACGGGACGAAGATTTAGCTCTCAAATTTTCAAAGCTAATTAAAGTATATGGACAAGGTGTCATCTTTATAAACATCTATAAATTAATTGTATTGGGACAAAAGAAAatgttaatataatataatattaagtttatcaaattcaaatttatcACAAGATAATGGCCAATGGAAATCAACCATTTTTCATGAGTGGGGGATGACtgcacttttttattttaatattttatcattaaccTGTGTATTTAAgatcataaataaaatagaaccaTTTatgatatgaatttttttttcgacataaagttttataattacGCGCGATAATTGCAAATTTCTCTACTTcctatcattttttaaataatttttaataattaattctgCTAATTGTAAATCTCTCTGTTACTTTTCATTTAATGAGATACCACTGGGATATTAGTTATTATCTTATGTCATTCATTTATCCCAGTCTCAAAATTCCCCCACTCACTCTCTCTGTTGAGATCtctggggcggggaatccccatccctctcaatttttttcttaaaatatacaaataatatattaaataaaaaaattcacaaaatatttttcataataaactATAGTATGATGTAGGATGAAACAAGAAGTTAactaatacaaataatataaagttttaaactaaattaataaataaaaattaaaatatatgatttatttttttgttgttaaagGAATTAATCCCCGAAGAGATTCCTCGCTACCCATGAGGATCCCTATTGGGGAGTGAGGCGGGGAGGGCATTTTTTTCGCCTCCGCTCCTTCTCTAGGTAGAGAAAAAACTCTCCTCTATTCCCCTTCTCACTGTAAAGGATATTTTAGAAATTCTCATTTGTCGGGGCAGGGTTCTCACTGAAAAACGAGGATTTGCAGCCCACTTGCACCCTTTACCATCAATCACTCTcctttattaatatttatctgaggaatttttttgaaataaccTTTTATAATTGCTACTTACAAAATCTCTCCATTTCCTATCATTCATTAATCATGGTTAATATGtatgaaatcatttttaatttataaatcctcaaaaaaatttcaagactAAAATTCAATCAATCACTCTCTTTTAATgaaatctcatatttttttttaaataatggataaaccataattaattaaagaaaatggaGAGTACATACCGACAAACTCCAACACCAAAAGATTTCATGAATCTTTTTTGAAATAACCTTTACACATTAATTTCAAATCTCTCCATTTCCTATCATTATCATGGTTAATATGaaatcattgttttatttacaaaaccTCAAAAATATAAAGACTAAGAACTAATTGATCACTCtcttttattgatatttatctCGTAAATCCATTAAATACAAGCTTGAATTATATGGCTATTTACACAACTATATATATCATTAGTGTGAATGGACCCAGTTCGTAAGTATATTCGCATCATTAGAAAGCCACACACATCTCGtaattatatgatatatttCATTGTAGTTCTAATAATTGGATGGAATACATTAAGGCAATAGGAGATGTACTGTTCGAGTAAATTTCGAGTTTGTTATCAAGATACAAGCCACATCTCCCTATTTTTTCTATAGACTTTTGGTTGATTTTAAtacttgttatatttttttgaacttCATGTTTAACCTCCCgcatgaaaattttgtttcttttgctatcttggtggtttatccattttcttaaaaaaacatgattattatattataccattattaatatttatccacttttttcaaatatatatatatatatatatattacatagcAAATTGCTTTTAGTCTAATGATACAATATAAAGAGTGGATAAATCAgcgatttattaaaaaaataaagaaaagcagTACAAGGAAGAGGAAACTCTCACCGGAGTGAGGGAAGGACGAGAAAAATAAACCAAGAGCTAGAACAAAAAGGAAGATAAAAATCTAATCGAGCGAAGGCATGCCTCGAGCGACTCGAGGGCCCCGACTAGAAGATCGGGAGGGTCTCGCTATTCTCGTGGAGTAGTGTGAGTGCATCTCGCCAGGTAGAATTTGAGGGTCCTTGGGCTGAAAAATTCAAGAGAACGCTTGATTTTCAGGGAAGCTTCATTAAGAGTTTGCTGGTGCCTGTCAGCTGCAATTGGAAACCAGGAGAGAAtcatattagcaattttaaaaataatattaaagccGAGGAACAGCTGATCGGGTTGAAAAAAATACTGAGAATTCCTTTcgagccaaatattccacaaaaTTGCGCGGGAGATAAGGTCCCAGAGGGTTCGAAGATGAGAAGCGAGGGAAGGAATCCAGGATGTCCACAGAAGGGGAATGGTCTGTGGGAGAGTAGTAGGGTCTAGGGAATGAGCAAAAAATTCCCAGATACGCTTAGAGTATGCACAGTCGATGAATAGATGTTGAAGATTCTCAGAGGCATTATGACAAAGGACACAGGTGTCAGAGGAGTAGTGGGAAATACAACCCTTCTTGAAAAGGTTGGATAAGGTAAGGATTTTGTCCTCACCAGCAAGCCAGCAGAAAAGAGTGATTTTGCTAGGGTTGTGAGTTTTCCAGAACTGGGGGTACAGTGAGCTGCGGGTTCCACCATCAATGAGGAATTTATAGAAAGATTTGACTGTGAAGATGCCACCTTTTGCCAGAGTCCAAGAATAAGTGTCACACTGAGCGTGAGAGCAATCGGGAATGATATCTATGAGTGGAGTTAATAAGTCTGGCGTAGCTGAGTGGAATATTTGCTCAGAACGAGAAAGATTCTGGGAAAACTGCCTAACGGTGATCCAAGGTTCCTTACAGTCGTTGAAGAGGTCAGGCCATCGGTCCTTAAGTAGGATTCCATAGTACCATAATGATACAATTCAATTACTAAAAATGTTTTATGGAAGCTTTCAGTGCTAAATTTTTGAAACATACCTGATGTAGTCATAAAAATTCCACAGCTATGAGATCGTGACCTTAATTATAACCCAATTCCGTTTATAAaagcaatagaaaaaataataataagattttttttttttaaaaaaaaaaatcattactgTCTTCATCGCTTCCTTCACGTGTAGACATGCACTGGCATTATTGATATCACATGCAATCTGGTTGGCCGGATTTTACTTACAGTCATGAAGACTCTGCAGGTTACAAACCAGGCTCTAATATAGGAATCTGATcgatgttattatatatatatatatatgtatacttttGTTACAGTCCTCATCTACAGTGCCCTCTTGCTTCATCATTAATGGCCTTACAAAGACTACCAACCTCCCTACCTTTCCCTCTTCCTATATATATCAACCCTCTCCTTCTCCCCCTCTCCCATCCCTCCATACTCTAACAAACCATGGCTACAAAACCAGGCTTCTTAACTCATTGGCCATGGCAATCCCTTGGCAACTTCAAggtatatatacttatatatttcTTTGCTCTTCAAATTAACCTTCATCTTCCTTGTaacttcaaacatatatatatattgatgtataaattgatgtatgtatgtatgcatgcatgcatgcagtaCTTGGTGTTGGCTCCATGGGTGGTGGCTGGAGCTTACAAGACCATGAAACAAGGATGGGATGTAGACATATCCTATCTAGCCATCttcccttctcttctcttcaGAATGGTTCACAACCAGCTCTGGATTTCGCTTTCCCGTTTTCAGAACGCCAGGAGCAAGCACAGAATCCTTGACAGAAGCCTTGACTTTGATCAAGTTGACCGTGAGAGAAACTggtctcttctcttctttctaccataaaatttacatatatatatatatatatatatattggaaggAAAATGACTAATGAGATGCATGTTTGTTGGTTGGTTGTTTGGTTGGTTTGATGAACAGGGATGACCAGATAATCTTCAATGGTTTACTGTTTTACTTGGGACACATGTATATCCCTGGTGCTAACAACCTTCCAATCTGGAGAATGGACGGTTGGATCATCATCATGCTCTTGCATGCTGGTCCTGTGGAGTTCCTTTACTATTGGTTCCACCGAGCTCTTCACCATCACTTCCTCTACTCTCGCTATCACTCTCATCACCATGCCTCCATTGTCACTGAACCCataacttgtatatatatatatatagtttgattaattcaattctttttcttttgtttttcatataaaGTTTTACTGATGATCTTTTGGTTTTGCAGCTGTTATACATCCATTTGCAGAACATATAGTGTACTACTTCCTCTTTGCTATTCCAATGTATGCCTCCATCTACACCAGAACAAGCTCCATTCTTGGTCTGTTTTTCTATGTGGTATACCTTGACTTCATGAACAACATGGGACATTGTAACTTTGAGCTTGTTCCTAACTGGCTCTTCACTGTCTTCCCACCTCTCAAGTATCTCATGTACACTCCCTCGtaagtttattattaattaactgATTTTCTGTTAATccttaatcttaatttttcatGATAAAAATCTAAGTTTTGTTGCTAATGACTTTTAACTTTTGATCAGGTATCATTCTCTTCATCACACTCAGTTCAGAACAAACTATTCTCTGTTCATGCCTTTCTATGACTACATATACAACACAATGGATAAGTCTAGTGATTGTTTGTATGAGAATTCactcaaaggaaaagaagaaaaatgtgaTGTTGTTCATCTAACGCATCACACAACCTTGCAATCTATTTATCATCTTCGTTTCGGTTTCGCTTCCTTTCGCTTCGAAACCTTATAATTCTAAGTGGTACATGCTGTTGGTTTGGCCGTTGTCGTTTGTATCGATGTTGTTTACATGGATTTGGGGTTC
The DNA window shown above is from Dioscorea cayenensis subsp. rotundata cultivar TDr96_F1 chromosome 12, TDr96_F1_v2_PseudoChromosome.rev07_lg8_w22 25.fasta, whole genome shotgun sequence and carries:
- the LOC120273973 gene encoding LOW QUALITY PROTEIN: very-long-chain aldehyde decarbonylase GL1-4-like (The sequence of the model RefSeq protein was modified relative to this genomic sequence to represent the inferred CDS: deleted 1 base in 1 codon), which gives rise to MATKPGFLTHWPWQSLGNFKYLVLAPWVVAGAYKTMKQGWDVDISYLAIFPSLLFRMVHNQLWISLSRFQNARSKHRILDRSLDFDQVDRERNWDDQIIFNGLLFYLGHMYIPGANNLPIWRMDGWIIIMLLHAGPVEFLYYWFHRALHHHFLYSRYHSHHHASIVTEPITSVIHPFAEHIVYYFLFAIPMYASIYTRTSSILGLFFYVVYLDFMNNMGHCNFELVPNWLFTVFPPLKYLMYTPSYHSLHHTQFRTNYSLFMPFYDYIYNTMDKSSDCLYENSLKGKEEKCDVVHLTHHTTLQSIYHLRFGFASFASKPYNSKWYMLLVWPLSFVSMLFTWIWGSCFTVERNKLKKLIMQTWAIPRYSFQYELSWEKDAINDLIEKAVLEADCKGVKVLSLGLLNQGRELNGNGELYLQKHPKLNVKIIDGSSLAAALVLKSIPSGTKQVLITGTLFKIGYAIATELCKKGIQVSVTCKPDFHYLKSRLSDSTGTHLTLTKNYTAQVWLIGEGIDHKEQKKAPKGAIFIPFLQFPLKKVREDCTYYSTPAMKVPNALENMHSCENWLPRRVMSAWRVAGIIHALEGWNAHECGDTMLDINEVWDAAILHGFLPLNQV